Proteins encoded in a region of the Sphingomonas sp. HMP9 genome:
- the rodA gene encoding rod shape-determining protein RodA, translating into MNRIVPEPLAKLPWMVILLVIAIGCFGQVVLYSSAGGSLHPWALSQGIRFFVLLAGAIGLSYIPERAWKAAALPAYTLIVLSLIAVEVLGKVSGGSQRWLDLGFIRLQPSEFMKPAIVLAVAKFYDMLPPGETRRFGGVWPAALLIGVPAAIVMKQPDLGTALMICSGGATVMFLAGVPLRLFVGGAIAAAVAIPLAINFALHDYQRNRILIFLDPESDPLGTGYHISQSKIAIGSGGIWGKGFLQGTQSHLDYLPEGHTDFVFATMAEEWGLVGGCLLILAFLLVIRWGIEVGQRAQTRFGRLTAAGLATTIFFYVAINLMMVMGLAPVVGIPLPLVSFGSSAQMTVLLCLGILMSIDRQNHKTVGW; encoded by the coding sequence ATGAACCGTATCGTCCCCGAACCGCTCGCCAAGCTGCCGTGGATGGTGATCCTGCTGGTCATCGCGATCGGCTGCTTCGGGCAGGTCGTGCTCTATTCCTCGGCGGGTGGATCGCTGCACCCCTGGGCGCTGTCGCAGGGCATCCGCTTCTTCGTGCTGCTCGCGGGCGCGATCGGGCTGTCGTACATCCCCGAGCGGGCCTGGAAGGCAGCCGCGCTGCCCGCCTACACGCTCATCGTGCTGTCGCTGATCGCGGTCGAGGTTCTCGGCAAGGTTTCGGGCGGCTCGCAGCGCTGGCTCGATCTCGGGTTCATCCGGTTGCAGCCCTCCGAGTTCATGAAGCCCGCGATCGTGCTGGCAGTCGCGAAATTCTACGACATGCTCCCGCCCGGCGAGACGCGGCGGTTCGGCGGCGTCTGGCCCGCGGCGCTGCTGATCGGCGTACCCGCGGCGATCGTGATGAAACAGCCCGATCTCGGCACCGCGCTGATGATCTGCTCGGGCGGCGCAACGGTCATGTTCCTTGCCGGCGTGCCGTTGCGACTGTTCGTGGGCGGCGCGATCGCCGCGGCGGTGGCGATCCCGCTGGCGATCAACTTCGCGCTCCACGACTACCAGCGCAACCGGATCCTGATCTTCCTCGATCCCGAGAGCGATCCGCTCGGCACCGGCTATCACATCAGCCAGTCAAAGATCGCGATCGGCTCGGGCGGTATCTGGGGCAAGGGCTTCCTCCAGGGCACGCAGAGCCATCTCGACTATCTGCCCGAGGGTCATACCGACTTCGTCTTCGCGACGATGGCGGAGGAATGGGGGCTGGTCGGCGGCTGCCTGCTGATCCTCGCCTTCCTGCTGGTGATCCGCTGGGGCATCGAGGTCGGCCAGCGCGCACAGACGCGCTTCGGCCGGCTGACCGCTGCGGGCCTGGCGACGACGATCTTCTTCTACGTCGCGATCAACCTGATGATGGTGATGGGCCTCGCCCCGGTCGTCGGCATCCCGCTGCCGCTGGTCAGCTTCGGCAGCTCGGCGCAGATGACCGTGCTGCTGTGTCTGGGCATCCTGATGTCGATCGATCGCCAGAACCACAAGACGGTCGGCTGGTAA
- a CDS encoding collagen-like protein, with protein MNDFTSTSFYGDDETGDLRGPKGDTGDTGKQGDVGPRGDQGERGDQGERGETGPPATNGIDGTAGIDGTDGKNAAYRFGTYAIDGIQPSEILLDHVVATACTMGAQFAGSVASCGAPPEGLWVATVGLNGLTVGTMTVLDTGVATLATSSPNAIPLVPGDVVSLTAPEEPDVAIGRVRITFTGEL; from the coding sequence ATGAACGACTTCACGAGCACCAGCTTCTACGGTGACGACGAGACCGGCGACCTGCGCGGGCCCAAGGGCGACACGGGCGACACCGGAAAGCAGGGCGACGTCGGCCCACGCGGTGACCAAGGAGAGCGCGGTGACCAAGGAGAGCGCGGCGAGACCGGCCCCCCGGCAACCAACGGCATCGACGGCACTGCTGGCATCGACGGCACTGATGGCAAGAACGCGGCCTATCGCTTCGGCACCTACGCCATCGACGGCATCCAGCCTTCCGAAATCCTCCTCGACCACGTCGTCGCCACCGCCTGCACGATGGGCGCTCAGTTCGCTGGGTCGGTCGCAAGCTGCGGTGCGCCCCCGGAGGGCCTATGGGTCGCTACCGTGGGCCTCAACGGCCTTACGGTCGGCACCATGACAGTTCTCGATACCGGCGTGGCGACGCTTGCCACGAGCAGCCCCAACGCGATCCCGCTGGTCCCTGGCGACGTCGTGTCCCTCACGGCCCCTGAGGAGCCCGACGTCGCGATCGGTCGGGTCCGCATCACATTTACCGGAGAGCTGTAA
- a CDS encoding toprim domain-containing protein has protein sequence MTIQTLDTLALQQAREEEGAFAGYSKYLEGQNAKALREGFDRRADVQQMIRGAIPLVAEAIKAWVATASGQKGRPSAALAPLKEVDPDVIAYGALSKTFMGAAKDLPLTSLAASVGRLVEVECEALAIQEKDPKAAKRFLRLAEGEAKESVNRSRHEHLTADLEVALNWTSRTQVIVGSVIINCVLTAVSPLFERGVIKDYRGTVPVIVLTDEALGVLATMAERAAWLQPVLKPMVTKPRAWERFDSGAYLSPNLSRTVPLVKTFSREHQKLIKEAIKSGEADELLVGLNAKGSQVAPLYLMHKWTQGTDRRSIVIWEGEGDAAAYFQVTGGKYATVSLPNGAKGSEETIKEWYEWLDQFDKIVLVFDADDTGREWVKRAAALLPPGKAFWGEVPGYNDAREALIAGDTKARGQLHVLQVPDRHRPARRVRVPRGA, from the coding sequence ATGACCATCCAGACCCTCGACACCCTCGCGCTCCAGCAGGCCCGTGAGGAAGAAGGCGCTTTCGCCGGGTACTCGAAGTACCTCGAAGGCCAGAACGCCAAGGCGCTGCGCGAAGGATTCGATCGCCGCGCTGACGTTCAGCAGATGATCCGGGGCGCTATCCCGTTGGTGGCCGAAGCCATCAAGGCCTGGGTCGCCACCGCCAGCGGGCAGAAGGGCCGCCCCAGCGCCGCCCTCGCGCCCCTCAAGGAAGTCGATCCCGACGTGATCGCATACGGCGCCCTGTCCAAGACGTTCATGGGCGCCGCCAAGGACCTGCCGCTCACCAGCCTCGCTGCCTCCGTGGGCCGTCTGGTCGAGGTGGAGTGCGAAGCCCTGGCGATCCAGGAGAAGGACCCGAAGGCGGCCAAGCGCTTCCTCCGGCTGGCCGAGGGTGAGGCCAAGGAGTCAGTGAACCGCTCGCGCCACGAGCACCTCACCGCGGACCTGGAGGTCGCCCTGAACTGGACCTCGCGGACCCAGGTGATCGTCGGCTCGGTCATCATCAACTGCGTCCTGACCGCGGTCTCGCCCCTCTTCGAGCGCGGCGTCATCAAGGACTACCGCGGCACCGTTCCCGTGATCGTCCTGACCGACGAGGCGCTGGGCGTCCTGGCCACGATGGCCGAGAGGGCCGCATGGCTCCAGCCGGTCCTCAAGCCGATGGTGACCAAGCCCCGCGCCTGGGAGCGCTTCGACAGCGGCGCGTACCTCTCGCCCAACCTGTCCCGCACGGTCCCGCTGGTGAAGACCTTCAGCCGCGAGCACCAGAAGCTCATCAAGGAGGCGATCAAGTCGGGCGAAGCGGACGAGCTGCTCGTGGGCCTCAACGCCAAGGGCTCCCAGGTCGCCCCGCTGTACCTGATGCACAAATGGACCCAAGGCACCGATCGCCGGTCCATCGTCATCTGGGAAGGGGAGGGCGACGCCGCTGCCTACTTCCAGGTCACTGGCGGCAAGTACGCGACCGTATCGCTCCCCAACGGCGCGAAGGGCTCCGAGGAGACTATCAAGGAATGGTACGAGTGGCTCGACCAGTTCGACAAGATCGTGCTGGTATTCGACGCCGACGACACGGGCCGCGAGTGGGTCAAACGGGCCGCCGCGCTCCTCCCGCCCGGTAAGGCGTTCTGGGGCGAAGTCCCCGGCTACAACGACGCCCGCGAGGCCCTGATCGCAGGAGACACCAAGGCCAGGGGGCAACTCCATGTGCTTCAAGTACCAGACCGACACCGGCCAGCTCGAAGAGTGCGAGTTCCCCGTGGAGCCTGA
- a CDS encoding TonB-dependent receptor has protein sequence MIRLPVRTSAIARLLAASAPLLAFATPAVAQVQAATGQDVGDQASEPGVGEIVVTATRRRESSKDVPLAVTAISGEKLDVLNSSGLDIRFLAGRTPSLQVESSFGRTFPRFYIRGLGNTDFDPNAAQPVSVVYDDVALENPMLKSFPVFDLQSVEVLRGPQGTLFGRNTPAGVVKIDSAKPNPDKVSGYATGSWATYNTINGEAALNLPIGNGFAFRASGIIQSRDDWVNNDSATGNADRKLEGYRDVAGRFQLGYTSSNFNALLNVHVRDLTGSPRIFRAGLFKPGTNDFNTGFDPKHVTLDGYTSQSLTQWGTNLRLDYHLDGIGTFYSVTGYEQAKVESTGDVDGGNSYPFTGGTIGAIGVGLFPSNTGGLTKPKEFSQELRYASEDMNGIRLQGGLYYFHQTLRYHQYDYAFGGTGSRATDLTQDVFHDNRNENYGAFASIEAKPTELLTLRAGVRYSHDYRNDLVTAPIPGTGISDTLPARAVVRGSNVTWDASATYELTPAINVYSRLATGYQGPAIQDRVTFGSVQSTAPKQTTFSGESGFKGTLLDRKVNFSLDAYWYSTKDLQITAVGGSSNSARLISANKAIGYGVEGEFEARPLPELTLTASGSYNFTEIRDRNIGVGVCATCTVLDPIVNGFAVIDGNDLSQAPRWIANWTARYGIPLANGGEVYAYTDWVYRSRINFFLYEAIEFTGKSSLEGGLKIGYKSPQGYEVGAFVRNITNQYRSISAIDFNNPTGMINEPRIIGGQFKVAF, from the coding sequence ATGATTCGCTTGCCCGTTCGTACGTCTGCCATCGCCCGCCTGCTGGCCGCCAGCGCGCCGTTACTGGCCTTTGCCACACCCGCCGTCGCGCAGGTTCAGGCGGCAACGGGACAAGATGTCGGCGATCAAGCCAGTGAGCCGGGCGTCGGCGAGATCGTCGTCACCGCGACCCGCCGCCGCGAATCGTCGAAGGACGTGCCGCTCGCGGTCACCGCGATCAGCGGCGAGAAGCTCGACGTGCTCAATTCGAGCGGCCTCGACATCCGCTTCCTCGCCGGTCGTACGCCGAGCCTCCAGGTCGAATCGTCGTTCGGCCGCACCTTCCCGCGCTTCTACATCCGCGGTCTCGGCAACACCGATTTCGACCCGAACGCCGCGCAACCGGTGTCGGTCGTGTATGACGATGTCGCGCTCGAGAACCCGATGCTGAAGTCGTTCCCGGTCTTCGATCTGCAAAGCGTCGAAGTCCTTCGCGGTCCGCAGGGCACGCTGTTCGGCCGCAACACGCCCGCCGGCGTCGTGAAGATCGATTCCGCCAAGCCGAACCCCGACAAGGTCTCCGGCTACGCGACCGGATCCTGGGCGACGTACAACACCATCAACGGCGAGGCGGCGCTGAACCTGCCGATCGGCAACGGCTTCGCCTTCCGCGCGTCGGGCATCATCCAGTCGCGCGACGATTGGGTGAACAACGATTCGGCGACAGGCAATGCGGATCGCAAGCTCGAAGGCTATCGCGATGTCGCCGGCCGCTTCCAGCTCGGCTATACGAGCAGCAATTTCAACGCGCTGCTGAACGTCCATGTGCGCGACCTTACCGGCTCGCCGCGCATCTTCCGCGCCGGCTTGTTCAAGCCGGGCACCAACGACTTCAACACCGGCTTCGACCCGAAGCACGTCACGCTCGACGGCTATACCAGCCAGAGCCTGACGCAGTGGGGCACGAACCTGCGCCTCGACTATCACCTCGACGGCATCGGCACCTTCTATTCGGTCACGGGCTATGAACAGGCCAAGGTCGAGAGCACCGGCGATGTCGATGGCGGCAACAGCTATCCGTTCACGGGCGGCACGATCGGCGCGATCGGCGTCGGGCTGTTCCCGTCGAACACCGGCGGCCTGACCAAGCCGAAGGAGTTCAGCCAGGAACTGCGCTACGCCAGCGAGGACATGAACGGCATCCGCTTGCAGGGCGGGTTGTATTACTTCCACCAGACGCTGCGCTATCACCAATATGACTATGCGTTCGGTGGCACCGGTTCGCGCGCGACCGATCTGACGCAGGACGTCTTCCACGACAATCGCAACGAGAATTACGGTGCCTTCGCCTCGATCGAGGCCAAGCCGACCGAACTGCTGACGCTACGCGCGGGCGTCCGCTATTCGCACGACTATCGCAACGACCTGGTTACCGCGCCGATCCCTGGCACCGGGATCAGCGACACGCTGCCGGCGCGTGCGGTGGTGCGCGGATCGAACGTCACCTGGGACGCGAGTGCGACCTATGAACTGACGCCTGCGATCAACGTCTATTCGCGGCTCGCGACCGGCTATCAGGGCCCCGCGATCCAGGACCGCGTGACCTTCGGCAGCGTCCAGAGCACTGCGCCCAAGCAGACGACCTTCTCGGGCGAAAGCGGGTTCAAGGGCACGTTGCTCGATCGGAAGGTGAATTTCTCGCTCGACGCCTATTGGTACAGCACGAAGGACCTGCAGATCACCGCCGTCGGCGGCAGCAGCAATTCAGCACGGCTGATCAGCGCGAACAAGGCGATCGGCTACGGCGTCGAAGGCGAGTTCGAGGCACGGCCGCTCCCCGAACTGACGCTGACCGCGAGCGGCAGCTATAACTTCACCGAAATCCGCGATCGGAACATCGGTGTCGGCGTGTGCGCGACCTGCACCGTGCTCGATCCGATCGTGAACGGGTTCGCGGTGATCGACGGCAACGATCTTTCCCAGGCGCCGCGGTGGATCGCCAACTGGACCGCGCGCTACGGGATCCCTCTCGCCAATGGCGGCGAGGTTTATGCCTATACCGACTGGGTCTATCGCAGCCGCATTAACTTCTTCCTGTACGAAGCGATCGAATTCACCGGCAAGTCGTCGCTCGAGGGCGGCCTGAAAATCGGCTACAAATCGCCGCAGGGGTATGAGGTCGGCGCGTTCGTTCGAAACATCACCAACCAGTACCGGAGCATCAGCGCGATCGACTTCAACAACCCGACCGGCATGATCAACGAGCCGCGGATCATCGGCGGTCAGTTCAAGGTTGCGTTCTGA
- a CDS encoding IS3 family transposase (programmed frameshift): MTKQRRFTKEFEDEAVRLVATSGRTQRAVAEDLGVGLSTLVRWIGRRRDRLMEMPGEAPQADMAAELKHLRRENEILRQERDILKRATGFFRPGGKSMRFALVDQAKKDFPVHRLCQVLGISPSGYFAWKDRPASRRQRDDMVMLAHVRSAFALSNGTYGSPRMTRELQDDGFAIGRRRTARLMRENGLRGRQKRRFKRTTDSEHSWPIAPNIIDQDFTATAPNQKWGVDISYVWTREGWLYLAVVIDLFSRRVIGWAVGDRLHRDLALAALRKALVMRRPPEGLIHHSDRGSQYCSVDYQAELRRHGIRISMSGKGNCYDNAMVETFFKTIKSELVWRTVFYTRDEAAQAIARYIDGFYNPVRRHSALDYISPAQFERTASR; the protein is encoded by the exons ATGACGAAGCAGCGACGATTTACGAAGGAATTCGAGGACGAGGCGGTCCGGCTGGTGGCGACCAGCGGGCGTACGCAGCGTGCGGTGGCGGAGGATCTGGGCGTTGGCCTGTCTACGCTGGTACGCTGGATCGGCCGTCGTCGTGATCGATTGATGGAGATGCCCGGCGAGGCGCCGCAGGCAGATATGGCTGCCGAGTTGAAGCACCTTCGGCGGGAGAACGAGATCCTCCGACAAGAGCGCGACATACTGAAGCGGGCGACCG GCTTTTTTCGCCCGGGAGGGAAGTCGATGAGGTTCGCGCTCGTCGATCAGGCGAAGAAGGATTTCCCCGTACACCGCCTTTGCCAAGTGCTCGGCATCAGCCCGAGCGGCTATTTCGCGTGGAAAGATCGACCTGCCAGTCGGCGTCAACGCGACGATATGGTGATGCTGGCGCATGTCCGTTCTGCGTTCGCGCTGTCGAACGGCACCTATGGCAGCCCGCGTATGACACGCGAGTTGCAGGATGATGGCTTCGCCATCGGACGCAGGCGCACGGCGCGACTGATGCGTGAGAACGGCCTACGGGGCCGGCAGAAACGCCGGTTCAAACGAACGACCGACAGCGAGCACAGCTGGCCGATCGCACCGAATATCATCGACCAGGATTTTACTGCAACGGCACCCAACCAGAAGTGGGGCGTGGACATCTCGTATGTCTGGACGCGGGAGGGATGGCTCTATCTGGCCGTGGTCATCGACCTCTTCTCCCGACGTGTGATCGGTTGGGCCGTCGGCGACCGGCTGCACCGTGATCTGGCGCTCGCCGCGCTGCGCAAGGCCCTCGTCATGCGGCGTCCGCCTGAAGGGCTCATCCATCACTCGGACCGCGGCAGTCAATATTGTTCGGTGGATTACCAGGCCGAGCTGCGCCGCCACGGCATCCGTATCTCCATGTCGGGAAAGGGAAATTGCTACGATAATGCGATGGTCGAGACGTTCTTCAAGACGATCAAATCCGAGCTCGTCTGGCGCACCGTCTTCTATACCCGCGACGAAGCCGCACAGGCCATTGCCCGCTATATCGACGGCTTCTACAACCCCGTCCGGCGCCACTCCGCGCTCGACTACATCAGCCCCGCCCAGTTCGAACGAACTGCGTCACGCTGA
- a CDS encoding tyrosine-type recombinase/integrase: protein MPIYAEKKAGVLTGRFRVELQQGRGLRYRKRHDTLLQAQNDEKAVKAAWGRGEGADSAVLVLPVAPTHSIASVTKTASGALWRGQVQEDTAWAHMREMGLILGNAVGLDTIKTVDIDKVADELSKRGLQDSSVNRYLSHLRSFLEWATDREYMSRPAFMGIKFSWRAKVPGRIRWVTQKEEREMKAYLLGKGQEGMWKLIKVAIETGCRRGELMTVKIDQINGDRLHLWKTKTNAPRTVPMAPETTEMLRSLIVDGSMPSKRGLRSWWDRMALRMGLEGDEDFVFHICRHTCATRLVDAGVDILVIKEWLGHARLETTQRYAHVKPKNLQAALAKRGKYLADDD, encoded by the coding sequence ATGCCGATCTATGCCGAAAAGAAGGCCGGAGTGCTCACAGGGCGCTTCCGGGTTGAACTGCAACAGGGGCGGGGCCTCCGCTACCGCAAGCGTCACGACACGCTCCTACAGGCCCAGAACGACGAGAAGGCAGTCAAGGCCGCCTGGGGGCGCGGGGAGGGGGCAGACAGCGCCGTTCTCGTTCTCCCGGTCGCTCCGACCCACAGCATCGCTTCGGTCACCAAGACGGCCTCGGGGGCTCTCTGGCGCGGTCAGGTCCAAGAGGACACCGCCTGGGCCCACATGCGCGAGATGGGACTCATCCTGGGCAACGCGGTAGGCCTCGACACGATCAAGACGGTGGACATCGACAAGGTGGCCGACGAGCTGTCGAAGCGGGGCCTCCAGGACTCCTCGGTCAACCGCTACCTCTCGCACCTCCGCTCGTTCCTGGAGTGGGCTACGGACCGCGAGTACATGAGCCGCCCAGCCTTCATGGGCATCAAGTTCTCATGGCGTGCCAAGGTCCCCGGTCGCATCCGCTGGGTGACCCAGAAGGAAGAGCGCGAGATGAAGGCCTACCTGCTCGGCAAGGGCCAGGAGGGCATGTGGAAGCTCATCAAGGTGGCGATCGAGACCGGGTGCCGCCGTGGGGAGCTGATGACCGTCAAGATCGACCAGATCAACGGCGACCGCCTGCACCTCTGGAAGACGAAGACCAACGCGCCCCGCACGGTGCCGATGGCCCCTGAGACGACTGAGATGCTCCGGTCCCTCATCGTGGACGGTTCCATGCCGTCGAAGCGGGGATTGCGCTCCTGGTGGGATCGCATGGCGCTCCGCATGGGCCTGGAGGGCGACGAGGACTTCGTGTTCCACATCTGCCGCCATACGTGCGCGACGCGCCTCGTGGATGCAGGCGTAGACATCCTGGTCATCAAGGAGTGGCTCGGCCACGCTCGGCTCGAAACGACCCAACGGTACGCGCATGTGAAGCCGAAAAACCTCCAAGCCGCCCTGGCGAAGAGGGGGAAGTACCTAGCCGACGACGACTAA
- a CDS encoding MarR family winged helix-turn-helix transcriptional regulator produces MTDDKMTKGLRRSDRFLTAIRSSIDDTIPVQIAHTFVKVCMNQGKGVVELADLTGASKSTMSRHLLDLSETLRTGAPGYGLLLRTVDPTNLRSVVYTLTPRGKLFRNTLADIMED; encoded by the coding sequence ATGACCGACGACAAGATGACCAAAGGCTTACGCCGCTCAGACCGCTTCCTGACCGCAATCCGTTCTAGCATCGACGACACCATCCCGGTGCAGATCGCCCACACGTTCGTGAAGGTCTGCATGAACCAAGGGAAGGGCGTGGTGGAACTCGCGGACCTGACGGGGGCCAGCAAGTCAACGATGTCTCGGCATCTACTCGATTTGTCGGAAACGCTCCGTACGGGCGCTCCGGGCTACGGGCTCCTCCTGCGGACGGTGGACCCGACCAACCTTCGATCCGTCGTCTACACCCTCACACCTCGGGGCAAACTCTTCAGAAATACACTCGCAGACATTATGGAGGACTAG
- a CDS encoding nucleoside hydrolase, translating to MAFRFVSAARLVALLSLATPVAVSAQDATAKRLVLIDDDVVGLNGAPALLLQAPDVEVLGITTTSGSVWRDTATAYALRTVEILGRTDVPVVPGATYPLLNTQEATKRWEGLYGRLEFKGPWTEPESASTGQPTPGMPSPSVVPTLPIGDPVTKPSGEIAAAFLVRMVRAHPHQITLFAAGPMTNIAIAQSLDPSFAANVKELVYMGGSLAPQQAIDTPAAAAFAREFINMPRREFNIRWDPEAARIMAHGAWPKVTMVPIDPSTGTQWTRGFLEDLRSAHTMLTDALQTGLEPGFPMWDEIAAMVWLAPSIVTRSETLYIDFDTSQTAGYGDTLSWHDAYRPHLGERAQTVVLRVDRGKIEAAMRALYRRPLKR from the coding sequence ATGGCCTTTCGTTTCGTCTCCGCGGCACGCCTTGTCGCGCTGCTCTCGCTCGCCACGCCCGTCGCGGTCTCGGCACAGGACGCGACCGCCAAGCGGCTCGTTCTGATCGATGACGACGTCGTCGGCCTGAACGGTGCGCCCGCGCTGCTGCTTCAGGCGCCCGATGTCGAGGTGCTCGGGATCACCACGACCAGCGGTTCGGTGTGGCGCGATACCGCGACGGCCTATGCGTTGCGGACCGTCGAGATCCTCGGGCGTACCGACGTGCCCGTGGTGCCGGGCGCGACCTACCCGCTGCTCAACACGCAGGAAGCGACCAAGCGGTGGGAGGGGCTGTACGGCCGGCTCGAGTTCAAGGGGCCATGGACCGAACCCGAATCCGCCAGCACGGGCCAGCCGACCCCAGGCATGCCGTCGCCTTCGGTCGTGCCAACCCTGCCTATCGGCGATCCCGTCACGAAACCATCCGGCGAGATCGCCGCCGCGTTCCTGGTCCGGATGGTCCGCGCGCATCCGCACCAGATCACGCTGTTCGCCGCCGGTCCGATGACCAACATCGCGATAGCCCAAAGCCTCGACCCGAGCTTTGCCGCGAACGTGAAGGAACTCGTCTACATGGGCGGCAGCCTTGCTCCGCAGCAGGCGATCGACACGCCCGCCGCTGCCGCGTTCGCGCGCGAGTTCATCAACATGCCGCGCCGCGAGTTCAACATCCGCTGGGATCCCGAGGCGGCGCGGATCATGGCACACGGCGCGTGGCCGAAGGTGACGATGGTCCCGATCGATCCGTCGACCGGGACGCAGTGGACGCGCGGTTTCCTTGAAGACCTGAGGTCCGCGCATACCATGCTTACCGATGCGCTCCAGACCGGCCTCGAACCGGGGTTTCCGATGTGGGACGAGATCGCCGCGATGGTCTGGCTGGCGCCGTCGATCGTTACACGCAGCGAGACGCTCTACATCGATTTCGACACGAGCCAGACCGCCGGATACGGCGATACGCTGTCGTGGCATGACGCGTATCGGCCGCACCTCGGCGAACGCGCGCAAACCGTCGTGCTTCGCGTCGACCGCGGCAAGATCGAAGCGGCGATGCGCGCGCTCTACAGGCGACCGCTGAAGCGCTGA
- a CDS encoding phage adaptor protein, with translation MRNSLTIPSQYLETIDIFTTDGTLRLVSKDDFFSQCPTGRPEVFIKTGKSWMIKPYPAPGTTVFLHYYAETLPLLTDEDENVWSQSGFSAVVYAAAALAANYFQMEDQYVLSFQSKSDSLVEAILSQDLSEKWSGKTNMGRVSGRGDY, from the coding sequence GTGCGGAACTCGCTGACGATCCCTTCGCAGTACCTTGAGACGATCGACATCTTCACGACTGACGGCACGCTCCGGCTGGTCTCCAAGGACGACTTCTTCTCCCAGTGTCCCACCGGGCGCCCCGAAGTGTTCATCAAGACCGGCAAGTCCTGGATGATTAAGCCGTATCCGGCACCGGGCACCACGGTGTTCCTCCACTACTACGCCGAGACCCTGCCGCTCCTCACGGACGAAGACGAGAACGTCTGGTCCCAGTCGGGCTTCAGCGCCGTGGTGTACGCAGCAGCGGCCCTGGCGGCGAACTACTTCCAGATGGAAGACCAGTACGTCCTCTCGTTCCAGTCGAAGTCCGACAGCCTCGTTGAGGCTATCCTGTCCCAAGACCTTAGCGAGAAGTGGTCGGGCAAAACCAACATGGGCCGCGTCAGCGGCCGAGGCGACTACTAA